The Seriola aureovittata isolate HTS-2021-v1 ecotype China chromosome 2, ASM2101889v1, whole genome shotgun sequence genome has a segment encoding these proteins:
- the LOC130186826 gene encoding neuronal vesicle trafficking-associated protein 1-like: MVKLGNNFSEKNNGKVVSEDGFDTIPLITPLDASQLQFPPPDKVVVKTKADYDGENKKGKLRSPKIAEFSISIIEGVSERLKVTLLVICALAFLVCVVFLVVYKVYQYEQPCPDSFVYTQGRCMPAGMYGNYPPQGPGGRGRLFTLINHYNIAKQTITRSVSPWMTIMSEEKVTQQETETAQKLA, encoded by the exons ATGGTTAAACTGGGAAATAATTTCAGCGAGAAAAATAACGGAAAGGTGGTTTCTGAAGACGGATTTGACACCATCCCTCTTATAACACCATTAGATGCCAGTCAGCTGCAGTTTCCTCCACCAGATAAG GTGGTGGTGAAGACAAAGGCAGACTATGATGGTGAGAACAAGAAGGGGAAGCTACGATCTCCAAAAATTGCTGAGTTCTCAATAAGCATCATTGAAGGCGTATCTGAGCGACTCAAA GTGACCTTGCTGGTGATCTGTGCCCTGGCcttccttgtgtgtgtggtattcCTGGTCGTCTACAAGGTCTACCAGTACGAGCAGCCTTGCCCTGACAGCTTTGTTTACACG CAAGGACGCTGCATGCCAGCTGGGATGTATGGCAACTACCCCCCTCAGGGCCCTGGGGGCCGCGGGCGCCTCTTTACCCTCATCAACCACTATAACATAGCAAAGCAGACCATCACTCGGTCAGTATCACCATGGATGACCATCATGTCTGAGGAGAAGGTCACCCAGCAGGAAACGGAGACTGCTCAGAAGCTTGCTTAA